Proteins encoded within one genomic window of Piliocolobus tephrosceles isolate RC106 unplaced genomic scaffold, ASM277652v3 unscaffolded_41087, whole genome shotgun sequence:
- the LOC113223369 gene encoding sphingomyelin phosphodiesterase 4-like, producing MFGPEARTLVLRLAQLITQAKHTAKSISDQCAESPAGHSFLSWLGFSSMDTSGSYPANDLDEMGQDSVRKTDEYLEKALEYLRQIFRLSEAQLRQFTLALGTPQDENGKKQLPDCIVGEDGLILTPLGRYQIINGLRRFEIEYQ from the exons GTCCTACGCCTCGCTCAGCTCATCACACAGGCCAAACACACAGCCAAGTCCATCTCAGACCAGTGTGCGGAGAGCCCGGCTGGCCACTCATTCCTCTCATGGCTGGGCTTTAGCTCCATGGACACCAGCGGCTCCTACCCAGCCAACGACCTGGACGAGATGGGGCAAGACAGCGTCCGGAAGACAGATGAATATCTAGAGAAGGCCCTGGAGTACCTGCGCCAGATATTCCGG CTCAGCGAAGCACAGCTCAGGCAGTTCACGCTCGCCTTGGGCACCCCCCAGGATGAGAATGGAAAAAAGCAGCTCCCCGACTGCATTGTGGGTGAGGACGGACTCATCCTCACGCCCCTGGGGCGGTACCAG ATCATCAATGGGCTGCGAAGGTTTGAAATTGAGTACCAG